The Castor canadensis chromosome 13, mCasCan1.hap1v2, whole genome shotgun sequence genome has a window encoding:
- the Rad23b gene encoding UV excision repair protein RAD23 homolog B isoform X2, producing MVTKPKAVTTPAPATTQQSSPATTTVVSSSTATAVAPAPTPAPALAPTSTPASIAPASTTVSSEPAPASATQQEKPIEKPAETPVTTTPTSTDSTSGDSSRSNLFEDATSALVTGQSYENMVTEIMSMGYEREQVIAALRASFNNPDRAVEYLLMGIPGDRESQAVVEPPQAASTGAPQSSAVAAAAATTTAATTTASSGGHPLEFLRNQPQFQQMRQIIQQNPSLLPALLQQIGRENPQLLQQISQHQEHFIQMLNEPVQEAGGQGGGGGGGGSGGITEAGSGHMNYIQVTPQEKEAIERLKALGFPEGLVIQAYFACEKNENLAANFLLQQNFDED from the exons CCCAAAGCAGTGACAACACCAGCACCAGCTACAACTCAGCAATCCAGTCCTGCCACCACCACCGTGGTTAGTTCCTCCACAGCAACCGCTGTGGCTCCGGCCCCAACCCCTGCACCCGCTTTGGCTCCCACTTCCACACCTGCATCCATTGCTCCAGCATCAACGACAGTGTCTTCTGAACCTGCACCTGCCAGTGCAACTCAGCAAGAGAAACCCATAGAAAAGCCAGCAGAGACACCAGTGACTACTACCCCAACATCAACTGACAG TACTTCAGGAGATTCTTCTCGGTCAAACCTTTTTGAAGATGCAACAAGTGCACTTG TGACAGGTCAGTCTTACGAGAATATGGTAACTGAGATCATGTCAATGGGCTATGAACGAGAGCAAGTAATTGCAGCCCTGAGAGCCAGTTTCAACAACCCTGACAGAGCGGTGGAGTATCTTTTAATG GGAATTCCTGGAGATAGAGAAAGTCAGGCGGTGGTTGAGCCTCCCCAAGCAGCTAGTACCGGGGCTCCTCAGTCTTCAGCAGTGGCTGCAGCTGCAGCCACTACAACAGCAGCAACTACAACAGCAAGTTCTGGAG GACATCCTCTTGAATTTTTACGGAATCAGCCTCAGTTTCAACAGATGAGGCAAATTATTCAACAGAATCCTTCCCTGCTTCCAGCATTGCTACAGCAGATAGGTCGAGAAAATCCTCAATTACTGCAG CAAATTAGCCAACATCAGGAGCATTTTATTCAGATGCTAAATGAACCAGTTCAAGAAGCTGGTGGtcaaggaggaggtggaggtggaggtggcagTGGAGGAATAACAGAAGCTGGAAGCGGACACATGAACTACATTCAAGTAAcacctcaggaaaaagaagctATAGAAAGG ttaaAGGCATTAGGATTTCCGGAAGGACTTGTGATACAAGCATATTTTGCGTGTGAGAAGAATGAGAATTTGGCTGCCAATTTTCTTCTACAGCAGAACTTTGATGAAGATTGA